Proteins encoded by one window of Sandaracinaceae bacterium:
- a CDS encoding cyclic nucleotide-binding domain-containing protein: MSRKERIYSLRDEYNAARRKGKTSAALKALSELEKLEPEEPRWPHQRGEMLRREGDAAEAADAFERATDLYAAEGFVARAVAMAKTLLQVDPSRTEVLDRVDPSVARKAHREARPHSGELRAVGRSMVEEAPKLKPSPTASADEIRFLDIELVEEDEIMELDVSELELIEDEPPVTLSLIPDAPEPPASARLDRLALMPSFPLFSELPPSRLRRLAQGAELVELPAGATVMRKGDPADALYCIVDGRVRVEVAGLPPEQRPRLGEGDVFGESVLLEHAVRQTDVVAIDPLTALRVPRAVLDEIVEGVPMLDDLLFELLARRLLANFLGTSPLFTPFSPSDRRELAKRFEVRRADPGTTLLAEGKRCDGLYVLVQGRLSLSRPGGVEDRGPGSILGIRALIHRAPATATATTLTECVLLRLPEARFTAFVATYPPALAHLAEIAAGARALDGDTLS, from the coding sequence GTGAGCCGGAAAGAACGGATCTACTCCCTGCGCGACGAGTACAACGCCGCGCGTCGCAAGGGGAAGACGAGCGCGGCGCTGAAGGCCCTGAGCGAGCTGGAGAAGCTCGAGCCAGAGGAGCCCCGCTGGCCGCACCAGCGCGGCGAGATGCTGCGGCGCGAGGGCGACGCCGCCGAGGCCGCCGACGCCTTCGAGCGCGCCACGGATCTCTATGCGGCCGAGGGCTTCGTCGCCCGCGCGGTCGCGATGGCCAAGACCCTCCTCCAGGTCGACCCCAGCCGCACCGAGGTGCTCGACCGCGTCGACCCCAGCGTGGCCCGCAAGGCCCACCGCGAGGCGCGCCCGCACTCGGGGGAGCTGCGCGCCGTCGGACGCAGCATGGTCGAGGAGGCGCCGAAGCTGAAGCCCTCGCCGACCGCGTCCGCCGACGAGATCCGCTTCCTCGACATCGAGCTGGTCGAGGAGGACGAGATCATGGAGCTCGACGTCTCCGAGCTCGAGCTGATCGAGGACGAGCCGCCGGTCACCCTGAGCCTGATCCCCGACGCGCCCGAGCCGCCCGCGAGCGCGCGCCTCGATCGGCTCGCGCTGATGCCGAGCTTCCCGCTCTTCTCGGAGCTGCCGCCCTCGCGGCTGCGCCGCCTCGCCCAGGGCGCCGAGCTCGTCGAGCTCCCCGCGGGGGCGACGGTCATGCGCAAGGGCGATCCCGCCGACGCGCTCTACTGCATCGTCGACGGCCGCGTGCGCGTGGAGGTCGCGGGCCTCCCCCCCGAGCAGCGCCCGCGCCTCGGCGAAGGAGACGTCTTCGGCGAGTCGGTCCTGCTCGAGCACGCGGTGCGCCAGACGGACGTCGTGGCGATCGATCCGCTGACCGCGCTGCGCGTGCCCCGCGCGGTGCTCGACGAGATCGTCGAGGGTGTCCCGATGCTGGACGACCTCCTCTTCGAGCTCCTCGCGCGCCGCCTGCTGGCGAACTTCCTCGGCACCTCGCCGCTCTTCACCCCGTTCTCTCCGAGCGATCGACGCGAGCTGGCCAAGCGCTTCGAGGTCCGCCGCGCCGATCCCGGCACGACGCTGCTCGCCGAGGGCAAGCGCTGCGACGGGCTCTACGTGCTCGTGCAGGGCCGGCTCTCGCTCAGCCGGCCGGGCGGGGTCGAGGATCGCGGCCCGGGCTCGATCCTCGGGATCCGGGCGCTGATCCACCGCGCCCCCGCCACCGCGACCGCGACCACGCTCACCGAGTGCGTGCTCCTGCGTTTGCCGGAGGCGCGCTTCACCGCCTTCGTCGCCACCTACCCGCCCGCGCTCGCCCACCTGGCCGAGATCGCGGCCGGCGCTCGCGCGCTCGACGGCGACACGCTCTCCTGA
- a CDS encoding Zn-dependent hydrolase, with protein MTSEIRIDGDRLWDSLMEMAKIGATEKGGVCRLALTDVDKAARDLFVRWCEEAGCAVTIDRMGNIFGRREGKDPSLPPVMTGSHIDSQPTGGKFDGIYGVLSGLEVIRALNDAGAETQAAIEVSAWTNEEGSRFAPAMVSSGVFAGVFDLEYGLSRADLDGKTMGEELKRIGYAGEAPVGKPVKAFFEAHIEQGPILEAEERTIGVVTDAQGQRWYECTFTGQEAHAGPTPMKTRRDALVGAARVIDAVNRVGLEHAPLACATVGLVQVTPNSRNTIPGKVFFAIDLRHPDDATLSRMDAQVRAVIAETAETLKLEVALEEIWYSPPVPFDPECVAAVRRAAEANGLSHRDIVSGAGHDACYISRVAPTAMVFIPCEDGISHNEIESATKEDCAAGCQVLLQAMLERAG; from the coding sequence ATGACGAGCGAGATCCGAATCGACGGGGACCGGCTGTGGGACAGCCTGATGGAGATGGCGAAGATCGGCGCGACCGAGAAGGGCGGGGTCTGCCGGCTGGCGCTGACCGACGTCGACAAGGCGGCGCGAGATCTGTTCGTGCGCTGGTGTGAGGAGGCCGGCTGCGCGGTGACCATCGACCGCATGGGCAACATCTTCGGCCGCCGCGAGGGCAAGGACCCATCGCTGCCGCCCGTGATGACCGGGAGCCACATCGACAGCCAGCCCACCGGCGGCAAGTTCGACGGCATCTACGGCGTGCTCAGCGGCCTCGAGGTGATCCGCGCGCTCAACGACGCGGGCGCCGAGACCCAGGCCGCGATCGAGGTCTCCGCGTGGACCAACGAGGAGGGCTCGCGCTTCGCGCCCGCGATGGTCTCGAGCGGCGTCTTCGCGGGGGTCTTCGACCTCGAGTACGGGCTGAGCCGCGCGGATCTCGACGGCAAGACGATGGGCGAAGAGCTGAAACGGATCGGCTACGCGGGCGAGGCCCCCGTGGGCAAGCCCGTCAAGGCGTTCTTCGAGGCGCACATCGAGCAGGGGCCCATCCTCGAGGCCGAGGAGCGCACCATCGGCGTCGTCACCGACGCGCAGGGGCAGCGCTGGTACGAGTGCACCTTCACTGGCCAGGAGGCGCACGCCGGCCCCACGCCGATGAAGACGCGGCGGGACGCGCTGGTCGGCGCGGCGCGGGTGATCGACGCCGTCAACCGCGTCGGGCTCGAGCACGCGCCGCTCGCCTGCGCGACGGTGGGCCTCGTGCAAGTCACGCCGAACTCGCGCAACACGATCCCGGGCAAGGTCTTCTTCGCCATCGACCTGCGACACCCCGATGACGCGACGCTCTCGCGCATGGACGCGCAGGTGCGCGCGGTCATCGCCGAGACGGCCGAGACGCTGAAGCTCGAGGTCGCGCTCGAGGAGATCTGGTACTCGCCGCCCGTGCCGTTCGACCCGGAGTGCGTCGCCGCGGTCCGACGCGCCGCGGAGGCCAACGGCCTGTCCCACCGCGACATCGTCTCGGGGGCGGGCCACGACGCCTGCTACATCTCGCGCGTCGCGCCCACCGCGATGGTGTTCATCCCCTGCGAGGACGGCATCAGCCACAACGAGATCGAGAGCGCCACGAAGGAGGACTGCGCCGCCGGCTGCCAGGTCCTCCTCCAGGCGATGCTCGAGCGCGCCGGCTGA
- a CDS encoding phosphoadenylyl-sulfate reductase, which yields MEALQLVRPGEGLDLDAVNASLEGADAEEVIRWAAGSFGERLVMTSSFGAHSALMLHLASRVVPKIPVIFLDTGYLFPETYQFAEQLRARFGLRVEVFSPRMTAARQEALYGRLYDGDEAELQRYQEINKIEPMQRALEELGAAAWLAGLRGQQTEFRAGLRRVEVQNGTYKVHPILDWSKADVLAYFEKHDLPVHPLYPWGYRSIGDVHSTVPVDPSSDDDRSGRLLGEKRECGIHLPSSPEEDASRRSSGL from the coding sequence ATGGAAGCGCTTCAGCTGGTTCGCCCGGGAGAGGGGCTCGATCTCGACGCGGTCAACGCCTCGCTCGAGGGGGCCGACGCCGAAGAGGTGATCCGCTGGGCGGCGGGCTCGTTCGGCGAGCGCCTGGTGATGACCTCGAGCTTCGGCGCGCACTCCGCGCTGATGCTGCACCTCGCCTCGCGGGTGGTGCCGAAGATCCCCGTGATCTTCCTCGACACGGGCTACCTGTTCCCCGAGACGTACCAGTTCGCCGAGCAGCTCCGAGCGCGCTTCGGGCTGCGGGTGGAGGTGTTCTCCCCGCGCATGACGGCCGCGCGTCAGGAGGCGCTCTACGGGCGGCTCTACGACGGCGACGAGGCCGAGCTGCAGCGCTACCAGGAGATCAACAAGATCGAGCCGATGCAGCGGGCGCTCGAGGAGCTGGGCGCGGCGGCGTGGCTCGCCGGGCTGCGCGGGCAGCAGACCGAGTTCCGCGCGGGGCTCCGTCGGGTCGAGGTGCAGAACGGCACCTACAAGGTCCACCCCATCCTCGACTGGTCGAAGGCGGACGTGCTGGCGTACTTCGAGAAGCACGACCTGCCGGTCCATCCCCTCTACCCGTGGGGCTACCGCTCCATCGGGGACGTGCACTCGACGGTGCCGGTGGACCCGAGCAGCGACGACGACCGCTCCGGTCGGCTCCTCGGCGAGAAGCGCGAGTGCGGCATCCACCTGCCGAGCTCGCCGGAGGAAGACGCGAGCCGCCGCTCATCTGGGCTATGA
- a CDS encoding glycosyltransferase, with the protein MPPATSVILPYRDAVSTIEIAIRSVLQGESADEVELLAIDDGSRDDGPARVAALGDPRVRRLDGGGRGLVAALEQGRAEARGAWIARMDADDVSLPGRLAAQRAGLAAAPSVGVIGCRVSCPGADEGMQTYVRWQNGLVTPEDHARDLFVEAPLCHPSVMLRREALDAVGGWRDVPWPEDYDLWLRLDAAGWGLGKLPKVLLEWHHTPGRATFSHPRYSAARFREARAAFLAPKLGDRPFAIWGAGRTGRRLARALEAHGLRASAWIDIDPDKVGRAARGAPIHGPDAVTGALAGTYLIVAVGARGARAEVRARLGALGLRDPRDFRCAA; encoded by the coding sequence GTGCCCCCCGCGACCAGCGTCATCCTCCCCTACCGCGACGCGGTCTCGACGATCGAGATCGCGATCCGCTCGGTGCTGCAGGGCGAGTCCGCGGACGAGGTGGAGCTGCTCGCCATCGACGACGGCTCGCGGGACGACGGCCCCGCCCGCGTCGCGGCGCTCGGAGATCCGCGCGTCCGCAGGCTCGACGGCGGCGGCCGCGGCCTGGTCGCGGCGCTAGAGCAGGGGCGCGCCGAGGCCCGTGGCGCGTGGATCGCGCGCATGGACGCCGACGACGTCAGCCTCCCCGGGCGCCTCGCCGCCCAGCGGGCCGGACTCGCCGCGGCGCCGTCCGTCGGCGTGATCGGCTGCCGGGTGAGCTGCCCGGGCGCGGACGAGGGCATGCAGACCTACGTGCGATGGCAGAACGGCCTCGTCACCCCCGAGGACCACGCGCGCGACCTCTTCGTGGAGGCGCCGCTCTGCCACCCCTCGGTGATGCTGCGCCGGGAGGCGCTCGACGCGGTGGGGGGCTGGCGCGACGTGCCCTGGCCCGAGGACTACGATCTCTGGCTGCGCCTCGACGCGGCGGGCTGGGGGCTCGGCAAGCTGCCAAAGGTGCTGCTGGAATGGCACCACACGCCCGGCCGCGCGACGTTCTCGCATCCGCGCTACTCGGCCGCGCGGTTTCGCGAAGCGCGCGCCGCCTTCCTCGCCCCGAAGCTCGGCGACCGCCCCTTCGCCATCTGGGGCGCGGGCCGGACGGGGCGTCGCCTCGCGCGCGCGCTCGAGGCGCACGGGCTGCGCGCGAGCGCGTGGATCGACATCGACCCGGACAAGGTCGGCCGCGCCGCGCGGGGCGCGCCCATTCACGGCCCGGACGCGGTCACCGGCGCGCTCGCGGGGACGTACCTGATCGTCGCGGTGGGGGCGCGAGGCGCGCGGGCCGAGGTGCGCGCGCGCCTCGGGGCGCTCGGTCTCCGAGACCCGCGCGACTTCCGCTGCGCCGCTTGA
- a CDS encoding FAD-binding oxidoreductase, with protein sequence MSRRLSHWGWGYEDRFPDRETRRLFAQQLQMLAQFPEVVDPREPVPLEEARVPTPRIQAPDTLAEITSTTIRDRATRAHGRAYRDIARGFAGDFESAPDLVLSPKTEEHVRVALDWASDAGVAVVPYGGGTSVVGGVEVEARDRPVACLDLRGMDEVLELDPVSRSARIQAGATGPRLEAQLKKQGLTLRFFPQSFELSTLGGWIATRAGGHFATRDTHIDDLVESTRMLTPRGVFESRRLPASGAGPSPDRLVLGSEGALGVITEAWLRVRPRPIWRASASVRFTSWKDAVAATRAVAQSGLYPSNCRLLDKREALLNRVATDGTHVLLLGFESAEHGVESWMERALEIALGLGGACKDGPVYRIKKPEEAAAPRDEAEERWRTAFLDAPYIVNSMVSLGVIADTFETACTWDRLDAMHGAIVHDVRDAMKRVAGAGMISCRFTHVYPDGAAPYFTFLAPAKRGSELSQWSEIKSAASEAILKHGGTITHHHAVGRMHAPWARRQRPALFGEALQAIKERWDPAGILNPGVLI encoded by the coding sequence GTGAGCCGCCGACTGAGCCACTGGGGATGGGGCTACGAAGACCGCTTCCCCGATCGAGAGACGCGCCGCCTCTTCGCGCAGCAGCTGCAGATGCTCGCGCAGTTCCCGGAGGTGGTCGACCCGCGCGAGCCCGTCCCGCTCGAGGAGGCGCGTGTCCCCACGCCGCGCATCCAGGCGCCGGACACGCTGGCCGAGATCACGTCCACCACGATCCGCGACCGGGCCACCCGAGCGCATGGCCGCGCGTACCGAGACATCGCGCGCGGCTTCGCGGGCGACTTCGAGAGCGCGCCCGACCTGGTGCTGTCCCCGAAGACCGAGGAGCACGTCCGGGTCGCGCTCGACTGGGCCTCGGACGCGGGCGTCGCGGTGGTGCCCTACGGCGGCGGCACGTCCGTCGTGGGCGGCGTCGAGGTGGAGGCGCGCGACCGCCCTGTCGCGTGCCTCGATCTGCGCGGGATGGACGAGGTCCTCGAGCTGGACCCGGTGTCCCGGTCGGCGCGCATCCAGGCGGGCGCGACGGGCCCGCGCCTCGAGGCGCAGCTCAAGAAGCAGGGCCTCACGCTGCGCTTCTTCCCGCAGAGCTTCGAGCTGTCGACGCTGGGCGGCTGGATCGCGACGCGCGCCGGCGGGCACTTCGCGACGCGCGACACCCACATCGACGACCTCGTCGAGTCCACCCGCATGCTCACGCCGCGCGGCGTGTTCGAGTCGCGGCGCCTCCCCGCGTCGGGCGCGGGCCCGAGCCCGGACCGCCTGGTGCTGGGCTCGGAGGGCGCGCTCGGCGTGATCACCGAGGCGTGGCTCCGCGTCCGGCCGCGCCCGATCTGGCGCGCCAGCGCGTCGGTGCGCTTCACCAGCTGGAAGGACGCCGTCGCGGCGACCCGCGCCGTCGCGCAGAGCGGGCTCTACCCCTCGAACTGTCGGCTGCTCGACAAGCGCGAGGCGCTGCTGAACCGCGTGGCCACCGACGGCACGCACGTCCTCTTGCTCGGGTTCGAGTCGGCCGAGCACGGCGTGGAGAGCTGGATGGAGCGCGCGCTCGAGATCGCGCTCGGGCTCGGCGGCGCCTGCAAGGACGGTCCGGTCTACCGCATCAAGAAGCCAGAGGAGGCCGCCGCGCCGCGCGACGAGGCCGAAGAGCGCTGGCGGACCGCGTTCCTCGACGCTCCCTACATCGTCAACTCGATGGTCAGCCTCGGCGTGATCGCCGACACCTTCGAGACCGCGTGCACCTGGGACCGACTCGACGCGATGCACGGCGCGATCGTGCACGACGTGCGGGACGCCATGAAGCGCGTGGCCGGCGCGGGCATGATCAGCTGCCGCTTCACCCACGTCTACCCGGACGGGGCGGCGCCTTACTTCACCTTCCTCGCGCCGGCCAAGCGCGGCTCGGAGCTCTCGCAGTGGAGCGAGATCAAGAGCGCGGCGAGCGAGGCGATCCTCAAGCACGGCGGCACGATCACGCACCACCACGCGGTCGGGCGCATGCACGCGCCGTGGGCCCGGCGGCAGCGCCCCGCGCTCTTCGGCGAGGCGCTCCAGGCCATCAAGGAGCGCTGGGACCCGGCGGGGATCCTCAACCCGGGCGTCCTGATCTGA
- the smpB gene encoding SsrA-binding protein SmpB, whose product MAKKKKDVPGELLVCRNPKATKTYVIEERLEAGMVLTGSEVKSLRQRRADLDGSYALFDHGEVFLHKMHIAPYEQAGPFFQHEPRRVRKLLLKRSQIEKWEGRLTTRGYTVVPLAVYFKGGYAKVELGLGKGRKVGDKREDIKEKQDLREARDAARRGRE is encoded by the coding sequence ATGGCGAAGAAGAAGAAAGACGTCCCCGGTGAGCTGCTCGTCTGTCGCAACCCGAAGGCGACGAAGACGTACGTCATCGAGGAGCGCCTCGAGGCCGGCATGGTGCTCACCGGCTCGGAGGTGAAGAGCCTCCGGCAGCGCCGCGCCGACCTGGACGGCAGCTACGCGCTCTTCGATCACGGCGAGGTGTTCCTGCACAAGATGCACATCGCGCCCTACGAGCAGGCCGGGCCCTTCTTCCAGCACGAGCCGAGGCGGGTGCGGAAGCTCCTGCTGAAGCGCTCCCAGATCGAGAAGTGGGAAGGTCGGTTGACGACCCGCGGCTACACGGTGGTCCCGCTCGCGGTCTACTTCAAGGGCGGCTACGCGAAGGTCGAGCTCGGCCTGGGCAAGGGCCGAAAGGTCGGGGACAAGCGCGAGGACATCAAGGAGAAGCAGGACCTCCGCGAGGCCCGCGACGCGGCGCGCCGGGGGCGGGAGTGA
- a CDS encoding VCBS repeat-containing protein, whose amino-acid sequence MRRSVTHLYVGLAALAAACAGALEGPRPEDWMRVGVEPEEEAVEVEAALREAGWTRTQRRTGDGFVALAFERGEQYAVRVVSRRGVVVALDSHEPDGLRERHGRVSLPEPPRSDLDGDGREDVLVARDDDAGERCLAVVRVDPEGRAEALPIAGDALATGACASALTDVDGDGRLEAMVSLRWPQLAVRGEVPGVDAPLVLTAEGWRPDGLPASHEASETEARRAALEAAREGLDVGVSVRLGVELAALAHLSGAAMSAQVERFDAALEGLVLEEADAARVAEIRAAIALGWRAPDGACATESGSCDGEEEERRPR is encoded by the coding sequence ATGAGACGCTCCGTCACGCACCTCTACGTGGGGCTCGCGGCCCTCGCAGCCGCCTGCGCCGGCGCGCTCGAGGGGCCGCGCCCGGAGGACTGGATGCGGGTCGGGGTCGAGCCCGAGGAGGAGGCGGTCGAGGTCGAGGCGGCCCTGCGCGAGGCGGGGTGGACGCGCACCCAGCGGCGGACCGGGGACGGCTTCGTGGCGCTCGCGTTCGAGCGAGGCGAGCAATACGCCGTGCGAGTGGTGTCTCGGCGTGGCGTGGTCGTGGCCCTCGACTCGCACGAGCCCGACGGGCTCCGGGAGCGCCATGGGCGCGTGTCGCTGCCGGAGCCGCCGCGCTCCGATCTCGACGGGGACGGCAGGGAAGATGTGCTCGTGGCGCGCGACGACGACGCGGGGGAGCGCTGCCTCGCGGTGGTGCGCGTCGATCCGGAGGGCCGCGCGGAGGCGCTCCCCATCGCGGGCGACGCGCTCGCCACGGGGGCCTGCGCGTCGGCGCTCACCGACGTCGACGGGGACGGACGGCTCGAGGCGATGGTCTCGCTGCGCTGGCCGCAGCTCGCCGTGCGCGGTGAGGTGCCGGGCGTCGACGCGCCCCTGGTGCTGACGGCGGAGGGGTGGCGACCCGATGGGCTCCCCGCCTCCCACGAGGCGTCCGAGACCGAGGCGCGCCGCGCCGCCCTCGAGGCCGCGCGTGAGGGGCTGGACGTGGGCGTCTCGGTGCGGCTCGGGGTGGAGCTGGCCGCGCTCGCGCACCTCTCGGGCGCGGCGATGAGCGCGCAGGTGGAGCGCTTCGACGCGGCGCTCGAGGGGCTGGTGCTCGAGGAGGCCGACGCGGCCCGGGTGGCCGAGATCCGGGCCGCCATCGCGCTCGGGTGGCGAGCCCCGGACGGCGCCTGTGCTACAGAGAGCGGCTCCTGCGATGGCGAAGAAGAAGAAAGACGTCCCCGGTGA
- a CDS encoding MASE1 domain-containing protein, which yields MGLGRVAAFVAVAGAYAVVTGASLASQFQLGMPAPFWPASGLGFGLLAMRPRSDWRWLVPAIFVGASLSDILFGYPFAQSLGLAGVNAIEPVVAVLVWQRIVGVERQQLRSAKDVLAMVASAGAGALVGAGLGVPILQTLVDAPFVSTFAHWAVDDFLGVIVVGPVVLAWWPGAPASSSRRSAESALIVALLVGVSLTALARAADLTGLALLYLTVPLLVWAALRTGPRGTSLACLTLSGVAVWATLSGAGPLAQVEIAERSMAIQFFLSLNLLPVYVLMGVVQSRDGLTETLATREAQYARILESTYEGVWEIDAQGITLYANTRMAEMLRRPVEEVLGRSIFELIHEDDRATLESSLAQLERTAEYELRLRTQDGGALEVSITADAMLDESGAYRGAVGLFRDVSERRREEERREALEAQLQQAQRLEAIGMLASGIAHDFNNLLTSILAYSDMLVSTLPEGTDEADFAAQILDAAERGSELTARVLAFSRKQVLSLQPLDLGVQVERSLAMARRLLGEQIEVDLTLPRDPVPVEADPGQVDQVLLNLLVNARDAMPDGGRIELTVDTVESHRFSGSGPELPVARLTVRDHGCGITPEDLAHIFDPFFTTKEAGIGTGLGLATSRGIIEQHGGHISARSVVDEGTTFEVLLPLRPELSPTQDRTRRELDRAALHARPGETLLLVEDDPQIFRMAHKILTDAGFLVLGRTSPAGAVQLMKESPTQLDLLVSDVVMPEMSGPQLYARLREAQPDLRALFVSGYPKDFLGAGGRVTESVELLLKPFTPVDLLQRVRQMLDAGKRIAPR from the coding sequence GTGGGTCTCGGACGCGTCGCTGCCTTCGTGGCCGTGGCGGGCGCCTACGCGGTGGTGACGGGAGCGAGCCTCGCGAGCCAGTTCCAGCTGGGCATGCCCGCCCCCTTCTGGCCGGCCTCCGGGCTCGGCTTCGGGCTGCTGGCGATGCGCCCGCGGAGCGACTGGCGATGGCTCGTCCCCGCGATCTTCGTGGGCGCGAGCCTGTCCGACATCCTCTTCGGGTACCCCTTTGCACAGTCGCTGGGCTTGGCGGGAGTCAACGCGATCGAGCCAGTGGTCGCCGTCCTCGTCTGGCAGAGGATCGTCGGCGTCGAGAGGCAGCAGCTGCGCTCCGCCAAGGACGTCCTCGCCATGGTGGCCAGCGCGGGCGCGGGCGCGCTCGTCGGGGCGGGCCTGGGCGTGCCCATCCTCCAGACCCTCGTCGACGCGCCGTTCGTCAGCACCTTCGCGCACTGGGCGGTCGACGACTTCCTGGGCGTCATCGTCGTCGGTCCGGTCGTCCTCGCGTGGTGGCCTGGTGCGCCGGCTTCCAGCTCGCGCCGGTCCGCCGAGTCCGCGCTGATCGTCGCGCTGCTGGTGGGCGTGTCGCTCACCGCGCTCGCGCGGGCCGCGGACCTCACGGGCCTCGCCCTCCTCTACCTGACGGTCCCGCTCCTCGTCTGGGCGGCCCTGCGGACCGGTCCCCGCGGCACCTCGCTGGCGTGCCTCACGCTGTCGGGCGTCGCGGTCTGGGCCACGCTCAGCGGCGCGGGCCCACTCGCCCAGGTGGAGATCGCCGAGCGGTCGATGGCAATACAATTCTTCCTGTCACTCAATCTGCTCCCGGTCTACGTGCTGATGGGGGTCGTTCAGAGCCGCGACGGGCTGACCGAGACCCTCGCCACGCGGGAGGCCCAGTACGCGCGCATCCTCGAGTCGACGTACGAGGGGGTGTGGGAGATCGACGCGCAGGGGATCACCCTCTACGCGAACACGAGGATGGCGGAGATGCTGCGCCGCCCCGTCGAGGAGGTGCTCGGCCGGTCGATCTTCGAGCTGATCCACGAGGACGATCGCGCCACCCTCGAGAGCAGCCTCGCCCAGCTCGAGCGCACGGCCGAGTACGAGCTGCGGCTCCGAACCCAGGACGGCGGCGCGCTCGAGGTCTCGATCACGGCCGACGCGATGCTCGACGAGAGCGGCGCGTACCGCGGCGCCGTCGGCCTGTTCCGCGACGTCAGCGAACGGCGCCGCGAGGAGGAGCGCCGGGAGGCGCTCGAGGCGCAGCTCCAGCAAGCACAGAGGCTCGAGGCGATCGGCATGCTCGCGAGCGGGATCGCGCACGACTTCAACAACCTCCTCACCTCGATCCTCGCGTACTCGGACATGCTGGTCAGCACCTTGCCGGAGGGCACCGACGAGGCGGACTTCGCAGCGCAGATCCTCGACGCCGCGGAGCGGGGGAGCGAGCTGACGGCGCGCGTGCTCGCGTTCAGCCGCAAGCAGGTCTTGTCGCTCCAGCCCCTGGACCTCGGCGTCCAGGTCGAGCGGAGCCTGGCGATGGCGAGGCGACTGCTGGGCGAGCAGATCGAAGTGGATCTCACCCTGCCCCGTGACCCGGTCCCGGTAGAGGCCGATCCGGGTCAGGTCGACCAGGTGCTGCTCAACCTGCTCGTCAACGCCCGCGACGCGATGCCGGACGGCGGGCGCATCGAGCTCACCGTGGACACCGTCGAGAGCCATCGCTTCTCGGGGTCGGGCCCCGAGCTGCCGGTGGCGCGGCTCACGGTTCGCGACCACGGGTGCGGCATCACCCCCGAGGATCTGGCCCACATCTTCGACCCCTTCTTCACCACCAAGGAAGCGGGGATCGGCACCGGGCTCGGCCTGGCCACGTCACGCGGCATCATCGAGCAGCACGGGGGTCACATCTCCGCCCGGTCGGTGGTGGACGAGGGGACCACCTTCGAGGTGCTGCTGCCGCTGCGCCCGGAGCTCTCCCCCACCCAGGACCGCACCCGCCGCGAGCTCGACCGAGCCGCCCTCCACGCGAGGCCCGGCGAGACCCTCCTGCTGGTGGAAGACGACCCACAGATCTTCCGCATGGCTCACAAGATCCTGACCGACGCCGGCTTCCTCGTGCTCGGCCGCACGTCGCCGGCCGGCGCGGTCCAGCTCATGAAGGAGTCGCCGACCCAGCTCGATCTCCTGGTGTCGGACGTGGTCATGCCCGAGATGTCGGGGCCCCAGCTGTACGCGCGCCTGCGCGAGGCCCAGCCGGATCTGCGCGCGCTCTTCGTCTCCGGCTACCCCAAGGACTTCCTCGGCGCGGGCGGGCGCGTCACCGAGAGCGTGGAGCTGCTCTTGAAGCCCTTCACGCCGGTCGATCTGCTGCAGCGCGTGCGTCAGATGCTCGACGCGGGCAAGCGCATCGCGCCCCGCTGA
- a CDS encoding ComF family protein: MWVRSILGGVLELVAPRRCGGCDLELPPGVVGFCEVCASLLEPAAGEQAAYLYGGPMSEAIRRLKYRGRSELAEPLGARLARACRSLAGEVDLVVPVPLHRRRLAERGFNQSALLARRVARALGVPHRPRLLRRTRDTPPQAGLDEPGRAENVRGAFVAKPIRGRVLLIDDVRTTGATLAACSEALREAGAERVHGRVLARVE; the protein is encoded by the coding sequence ATGTGGGTACGAAGCATCCTGGGCGGTGTGCTGGAGCTGGTCGCGCCGCGGCGCTGCGGCGGCTGTGATCTCGAGCTGCCGCCCGGCGTGGTCGGCTTCTGCGAGGTCTGCGCCTCGCTGCTGGAGCCCGCGGCGGGCGAGCAGGCCGCGTATCTGTACGGAGGGCCGATGTCGGAGGCGATCCGGCGCCTGAAGTACCGGGGCCGGTCCGAGCTCGCCGAGCCGCTCGGCGCGAGGCTCGCGCGGGCGTGCAGGTCTCTCGCGGGCGAAGTGGACCTCGTCGTCCCCGTGCCCCTGCATCGGCGTCGCCTCGCGGAGCGCGGGTTCAACCAGTCCGCGCTGCTCGCCCGACGCGTGGCTCGCGCCCTCGGCGTCCCCCACCGCCCGCGCTTGCTCCGCCGCACGCGGGACACGCCTCCCCAGGCGGGCCTCGACGAGCCGGGCCGCGCGGAGAACGTGCGGGGCGCGTTCGTGGCCAAGCCCATCCGCGGGCGCGTGCTCCTGATCGACGACGTGCGCACGACCGGCGCCACCCTCGCGGCCTGCTCGGAGGCGCTCCGGGAGGCCGGCGCGGAGCGCGTGCACGGTCGCGTCCTCGCGCGGGTCGAGTGA